From Deinococcus humi, the proteins below share one genomic window:
- a CDS encoding MFS transporter, whose translation MSGLPMLSALRHPRFARLYAAQTVSQIGDALTWIGLALLAYQLTGGKDAAVVLGVALTLRVLAFVVFSPLAGVLADRINRKWVLVACDFGRVVVIGLLPLVNAVWQVYVLMFDAPLAAEQESALVTRITIQFIQNTPARCQDRAGDAVGPGQFLWGV comes from the coding sequence TTGAGCGGCCTGCCGATGTTGAGCGCCCTGCGACATCCGCGCTTCGCCCGCCTGTATGCCGCCCAGACGGTCAGTCAGATCGGTGACGCCCTGACTTGGATCGGTCTGGCGCTGCTGGCCTACCAGTTGACCGGGGGCAAAGACGCCGCCGTGGTGCTGGGCGTGGCCCTGACCCTGCGCGTGCTGGCCTTCGTGGTCTTCAGTCCTCTGGCGGGGGTCCTGGCTGACCGCATCAACCGCAAATGGGTGCTGGTGGCCTGCGACTTCGGGCGGGTGGTGGTGATCGGGCTGCTGCCCCTGGTCAACGCGGTCTGGCAGGTGTACGTGCTGATGTTCGACGCTCCACTAGCAGCGGAACAGGAATCCGCCCTTGTCACTCGGATTACAATTCAATTTATTCAAAATACGCCTGCACGGTGTCAGGATCGCGCAGGGGACGCAGTCGGCCCTGGGCAATTTCTTTGGGGAGTTTGA
- a CDS encoding MerR family DNA-binding protein — MTLHPAPLSIGHLAAETGEGVKALRYWTDLGLLKHGRTASGYRTYSTESVERVQFIRSAQHVGFSLSEIARILRVRADGHKPCAEVHEELRVHLQAVRRQLTQLQALEAELAGRLAYAQTHPDPECDSPGCVYLNPAVP; from the coding sequence ATGACCCTTCATCCCGCGCCGCTTTCCATCGGACACCTGGCCGCCGAAACCGGTGAAGGGGTCAAGGCCCTGCGCTACTGGACAGACCTCGGCCTGCTGAAGCATGGGCGCACCGCGAGCGGCTACCGGACGTACAGCACCGAGAGTGTCGAGCGCGTGCAGTTCATCCGGTCCGCCCAGCATGTCGGATTCAGCCTCAGCGAGATCGCCCGCATCCTGCGCGTGCGCGCAGACGGCCACAAGCCGTGCGCGGAGGTGCACGAAGAGTTGCGCGTGCATCTTCAGGCGGTGCGGCGGCAATTGACCCAGCTTCAGGCGCTGGAAGCGGAACTCGCCGGGCGGCTGGCGTATGCCCAGACACACCCTGATCCCGAGTGCGATTCCCCCGGCTGCGTGTACCTGAATCCAGCGGTCCCTTGA
- a CDS encoding putative iron-sulfur cluster-binding metallochaperone yields MESNCCAPEVHDATAYPASGIRGKAVPLITLKALLTPPALARLTPEETFRLCPDPVCDVVYFSPSQTYGTGDLKVPVFQKDQAAGVPVCYCFAHTRADLERAAVTGTGQALEASIRAHVQAGRCGCEVNNPQGSCCLGNVVTVLWSVERGCRFW; encoded by the coding sequence ATGGAATCCAACTGCTGCGCCCCCGAAGTCCACGACGCCACGGCCTATCCGGCCAGTGGCATCCGTGGAAAAGCGGTGCCGCTGATCACGCTCAAGGCCCTGCTGACCCCGCCTGCCCTGGCGCGACTCACGCCGGAAGAGACCTTCCGGCTGTGCCCGGACCCGGTTTGCGACGTGGTGTACTTCAGCCCGTCTCAGACCTACGGCACGGGAGATCTCAAGGTGCCGGTCTTCCAGAAGGATCAGGCGGCTGGAGTTCCGGTCTGTTACTGCTTTGCTCACACGCGGGCTGACCTTGAACGGGCCGCAGTGACAGGCACGGGTCAGGCGCTGGAGGCGTCGATCCGCGCGCACGTGCAGGCCGGGCGTTGCGGGTGCGAGGTCAACAACCCGCAGGGCAGTTGCTGCCTGGGCAATGTCGTGACCGTTCTATGGAGTGTTGAGCGCGGGTGCCGCTTCTGGTAG
- a CDS encoding RNA polymerase sigma factor, with amino-acid sequence MPATLPTALDHQRLIAQLQQGQDGALKALYDAFAGVTYRVCLRMLASPEDAEEVLQDAFLRLEAQAGRYDPARGTVQTFVLTIAHHLCLERLRARRARPQARDGALGDPAFDLPASAPRHDPLNQALIESALSALNASDRQLLEDMFFGGFTHAELTVRTGLPLGTVKSRLRRALLKLRERMQP; translated from the coding sequence ATGCCCGCCACCCTGCCGACCGCTCTGGATCATCAGCGGTTGATCGCGCAACTCCAGCAGGGGCAGGACGGTGCCCTCAAAGCCCTCTACGACGCTTTCGCTGGCGTGACCTACCGTGTGTGCCTGCGGATGCTGGCCTCTCCAGAGGACGCCGAGGAAGTCCTCCAGGACGCCTTCCTGCGCCTGGAAGCGCAGGCTGGGCGTTACGATCCGGCGCGCGGGACGGTGCAGACCTTTGTGCTGACCATCGCCCATCACCTGTGCCTGGAGCGCCTGCGCGCCCGGCGCGCCCGGCCCCAGGCCCGGGACGGCGCGCTGGGCGATCCAGCCTTTGATCTGCCAGCATCCGCTCCCAGGCATGACCCCCTGAATCAGGCCCTGATTGAATCCGCCCTGAGCGCCCTGAACGCGTCAGACCGGCAGCTTCTTGAGGACATGTTTTTCGGTGGGTTCACCCACGCCGAACTCACGGTCCGCACCGGGCTGCCCCTGGGCACCGTCAAGAGTCGCCTGCGCCGCGCCCTGCTCAAACTGCGTGAAAGGATGCAGCCATGA
- a CDS encoding anti-sigma factor domain-containing protein → MTAYGHPTDLLPGYVLGDLDGSEADTVETHLAACPACRAEVARLRDALFSLADDLPGAALPDNAWDRIQARRLIATPGTSKLWQPVGRSPHGQRPRWPWLAAAAVIVLALGTVGTRLMTAPSQQATVQQWEARGASRLTLASRDGQAFGTLLVRADGQALVVLLTPAPDGQVYQAWGRQTDAVQARKPVSLGFTGGTVMQVAWRGYASVGISVEPAGGSPAPTHPLGRVTLPGG, encoded by the coding sequence ATGACCGCCTACGGCCATCCCACGGACCTGCTGCCCGGGTACGTCCTTGGAGATCTGGACGGGTCTGAGGCCGACACGGTCGAAACCCATCTGGCCGCCTGTCCCGCCTGCCGCGCCGAGGTGGCCCGGCTGCGCGACGCGCTGTTCTCGCTGGCTGACGATCTGCCCGGGGCGGCCCTGCCGGACAACGCCTGGGACCGCATTCAGGCCCGCCGTCTTATCGCGACTCCTGGCACCAGCAAGCTCTGGCAGCCAGTCGGCAGATCACCCCACGGCCAGCGTCCACGCTGGCCGTGGCTGGCCGCCGCCGCTGTCATCGTGCTGGCGCTGGGCACCGTCGGGACCCGCCTCATGACCGCGCCGTCCCAGCAGGCCACAGTCCAGCAGTGGGAAGCGCGGGGCGCGTCACGGCTCACGCTCGCGTCACGGGACGGCCAGGCATTTGGCACCCTGCTCGTCCGCGCAGACGGGCAGGCCCTGGTGGTCCTCCTGACTCCCGCGCCGGACGGACAGGTGTACCAGGCGTGGGGCCGCCAGACCGACGCGGTGCAGGCCAGGAAGCCGGTCAGTCTGGGCTTCACCGGCGGAACCGTGATGCAGGTGGCCTGGCGGGGCTACGCGTCCGTGGGCATCAGCGTGGAACCCGCCGGGGGCAGCCCGGCCCCGACCCACCCGCTGGGCCGTGTCACCCTGCCCGGTGGATGA
- a CDS encoding CHRD domain-containing protein — translation MFVHKIVLGLTATALLGSCSMMMGAGGSTYTFKHKANAADPTAMGKAVATTKDGMVSTTLTLTGLTPNKAYIAHYHAFGPESNTDPCASNGPVTLGFPGFTADASGNATTAVTGDMAKIAGDQGAYLNVHYASDPSVVPICAPVKMTKG, via the coding sequence ATGTTTGTACACAAGATTGTTCTGGGACTGACCGCCACCGCCCTGCTCGGCTCATGCAGCATGATGATGGGGGCCGGGGGCAGCACCTACACCTTCAAGCATAAGGCCAATGCGGCTGACCCCACGGCAATGGGCAAGGCCGTGGCCACCACCAAGGACGGGATGGTCAGCACCACCCTGACCCTCACGGGCCTGACGCCCAACAAGGCCTACATCGCGCATTACCACGCCTTTGGACCGGAATCGAACACCGATCCGTGCGCCTCTAACGGCCCAGTGACCCTCGGCTTCCCGGGCTTCACGGCGGATGCCAGCGGCAACGCCACCACGGCGGTCACGGGCGACATGGCCAAGATTGCCGGTGACCAGGGGGCCTACCTCAACGTCCATTACGCCAGCGACCCCAGCGTCGTGCCGATCTGCGCGCCGGTCAAGATGACCAAGGGCTGA
- a CDS encoding plastocyanin/azurin family copper-binding protein — protein sequence MLSLIRSMLLPGLLLTPAAAQTPATPTPTSQVFPFTVVGKVAQAAGQLSVRTVSAAQSLSVLSLRGLTPGTAYVAHYHALGAGGGEPCASNGPITLGFPAFKTDARGQATVSLRADPARVRGTLGAYVNVHTASDLTDIPLCAAVLKTAATPASTASPATAITVNIADNRFQPATLSVKVGTTVTWVHTGQVTHNVLSVQVADLRSPDLRPGDRYSYTFKTPGTYTYYCSYHEGMSAAITVTNR from the coding sequence ATGCTGAGCCTCATCCGTTCCATGTTGCTGCCCGGCCTGCTGCTGACCCCTGCGGCGGCTCAGACCCCGGCCACCCCGACCCCGACAAGCCAGGTCTTTCCCTTCACCGTGGTGGGCAAAGTTGCCCAGGCGGCTGGGCAGCTCAGCGTCCGCACGGTCTCGGCGGCTCAGTCCCTGTCGGTGCTGAGCCTGCGCGGCCTGACCCCCGGTACGGCCTATGTGGCCCACTACCACGCCCTGGGAGCGGGGGGCGGCGAACCCTGCGCGTCCAACGGACCCATTACCCTGGGCTTTCCGGCCTTCAAGACCGATGCCCGGGGCCAGGCCACCGTGAGCCTGCGGGCCGATCCTGCACGTGTGCGCGGCACCCTTGGGGCCTACGTTAACGTCCACACCGCGTCTGATCTGACCGACATCCCCCTGTGTGCCGCTGTCCTGAAGACCGCTGCCACGCCAGCCAGTACCGCGTCCCCAGCAACGGCGATAACGGTCAACATCGCCGATAACCGCTTCCAGCCTGCCACCCTGAGCGTCAAGGTGGGCACCACGGTGACCTGGGTTCATACTGGGCAGGTCACGCACAACGTCCTGTCGGTCCAGGTGGCTGACCTGCGCTCACCGGACCTGCGTCCAGGGGACCGCTACAGCTACACGTTTAAAACGCCTGGCACCTACACCTATTACTGCTCGTACCACGAAGGCATGAGCGCCGCAATTACGGTGACCAACCGCTGA
- a CDS encoding cytochrome D1 domain-containing protein — MFQIHRPVLITVLAVSLTGALALAQQARGGGTPGLIPQPPALSGPALSARDRVYTADQTSNTVTVINPATNAVIGQIPLGHPRPGVLGALDDMQVNVHGLGFSPDGRYLDVISNASNGVTIIRTRDNTVMGTVYIGRGPHEGFFTPDGKQVWVTVRGQDYLSVIDVASMKEVDRIKVAGGPGMVVFSPDGQRAFVDSSRTAQLDVIDVQTRKVIARVPVVSPFSPNLVVTPDGKEVWLTHKDVGKVSVIDARTFKVLHVLDTGKVTNHVNAVTTKAGDFIYVTVGGEDVVKVIKRGPQPQIVATIPTGFTPHGLWPSGDNTRVYVGLEDQDAVDVIDTASNTVIKTIPIGQMPQALVYVANAVPSGPGTQNLKTVRVGLPSVKIKLGVPDKPFAFLPAALKGLSAHVIVRSLEGTDDLTLKADGLTPGAQYNLFLTESAVAPFGMMQHVLDFKADAKGKAEASAMTSVFEAFTLRGTAKDGKPDGAAIKASKVNLDHLVVWPKDPQTTAKLFANQGQPYAVSPFDTDLEAGPAILSDSNDAAATSPLTR; from the coding sequence ATGTTCCAGATTCACCGTCCCGTCCTCATCACCGTCCTTGCCGTCAGCCTGACCGGCGCACTTGCTCTGGCTCAGCAGGCCAGGGGGGGAGGCACCCCGGGCCTGATCCCGCAGCCCCCGGCGCTCAGTGGCCCCGCCCTCTCCGCGCGCGACCGGGTCTATACCGCCGACCAGACCTCGAACACCGTGACCGTCATCAACCCCGCAACCAACGCCGTGATAGGCCAGATCCCGCTGGGCCATCCCCGGCCCGGGGTGCTGGGGGCGCTCGACGACATGCAGGTCAATGTCCACGGCCTGGGATTCTCACCCGACGGACGCTATCTGGACGTCATCAGCAACGCCTCGAACGGCGTGACCATCATCCGCACCCGCGACAACACGGTCATGGGAACGGTGTACATCGGGCGTGGCCCCCACGAGGGGTTCTTCACGCCGGACGGCAAACAGGTCTGGGTCACGGTGCGCGGCCAGGATTACCTCTCAGTCATCGACGTGGCGAGCATGAAGGAGGTTGACCGCATCAAGGTGGCCGGGGGTCCCGGCATGGTGGTGTTCAGCCCGGATGGACAGCGCGCCTTCGTGGATTCCAGCCGCACGGCACAGCTCGACGTGATCGACGTCCAGACCCGCAAGGTGATCGCCCGCGTGCCGGTGGTCAGTCCGTTCTCGCCCAACCTGGTGGTCACGCCGGACGGCAAGGAGGTCTGGTTGACCCACAAGGACGTGGGCAAAGTGAGCGTCATCGACGCCCGCACCTTCAAGGTGCTGCATGTGCTGGACACCGGCAAGGTCACCAACCACGTGAACGCCGTGACCACCAAAGCGGGCGACTTCATCTACGTTACGGTGGGCGGGGAGGACGTCGTCAAGGTGATCAAGCGTGGTCCGCAGCCGCAGATCGTGGCCACCATCCCCACCGGCTTCACGCCCCACGGCCTGTGGCCCAGCGGCGACAACACGCGCGTGTATGTGGGCCTGGAAGACCAGGACGCGGTGGACGTGATCGACACGGCCAGCAACACGGTCATCAAGACCATTCCTATCGGGCAGATGCCGCAGGCGCTGGTGTACGTGGCCAATGCGGTTCCCAGCGGCCCCGGCACCCAGAACCTGAAGACCGTGCGGGTGGGCCTGCCCTCGGTGAAGATCAAGCTGGGCGTGCCAGACAAGCCCTTCGCGTTCCTTCCGGCGGCCCTGAAAGGTCTTTCTGCCCACGTCATCGTCCGCTCCCTGGAGGGCACCGACGACCTGACCCTCAAGGCCGATGGCCTCACGCCCGGCGCTCAGTACAACCTGTTCCTGACCGAATCGGCGGTGGCCCCTTTCGGGATGATGCAGCATGTGCTGGATTTCAAGGCCGACGCCAAGGGCAAGGCTGAGGCGAGCGCGATGACCAGTGTGTTCGAGGCGTTCACGCTGCGGGGCACGGCAAAGGACGGGAAGCCCGACGGTGCGGCCATCAAGGCCAGCAAAGTCAACCTCGACCACCTGGTGGTCTGGCCGAAAGACCCCCAGACCACTGCGAAGCTCTTTGCCAATCAGGGTCAGCCGTATGCCGTCTCACCTTTCGACACCGATCTGGAAGCAGGTCCAGCGATCCTGAGCGACAGCAACGACGCTGCCGCCACCAGCCCCCTCACGCGCTAA
- a CDS encoding cytochrome c: MKYPELMGLLMPLAVLAVVVPVVTLSVRNNSVPAATATTGATPATAPVSAPAPAPSPAQAAPAAQAAANPKSAAVSASPETASGSAETARPQTSTAQTATAQTTSSQTTQPQNTMAQYAEQMRGVIDQAASGAYTTDASYAIGPIPQDTPALVEGKDVELVRSNCSVCHATTLITSQPPLPSEVWHAEVYKMKEKYGATFISDENADRIVTYLSAHYTPETRKAESSTAPDRTSP, translated from the coding sequence ATGAAATATCCTGAATTGATGGGGCTGCTGATGCCTCTGGCCGTCCTGGCCGTGGTGGTTCCGGTGGTCACGCTGAGCGTTCGTAACAACAGCGTGCCAGCAGCCACGGCCACCACTGGCGCAACTCCGGCTACGGCCCCCGTCTCCGCCCCTGCCCCCGCACCGTCCCCAGCACAGGCTGCCCCAGCAGCGCAGGCCGCTGCGAATCCCAAATCCGCCGCAGTGTCCGCGTCGCCTGAAACTGCGTCCGGCAGCGCTGAGACGGCCAGACCACAGACCTCCACGGCCCAGACCGCCACAGCTCAGACCACCAGCTCCCAGACCACCCAGCCTCAAAACACGATGGCCCAGTACGCCGAGCAGATGCGCGGCGTGATTGACCAGGCCGCCAGCGGCGCGTACACCACGGACGCCAGCTACGCCATCGGCCCCATTCCGCAGGACACCCCCGCCCTGGTCGAGGGGAAAGACGTGGAACTGGTTCGCAGCAATTGCAGTGTGTGCCACGCCACCACCCTGATCACGTCCCAGCCGCCTCTGCCCAGCGAGGTCTGGCACGCCGAGGTCTACAAGATGAAGGAGAAATACGGCGCGACGTTTATCAGCGACGAGAACGCCGACAGGATCGTGACCTACCTGAGCGCCCACTACACGCCGGAAACCCGCAAAGCGGAGAGCAGCACTGCGCCGGACCGCACCAGCCCGTGA
- a CDS encoding molybdopterin-dependent oxidoreductase codes for MSDSSAPLTRRSALGLLGTAGAALTLGRSALAQQSLLSAPAPTFSGPGPLDAWNGLGPLIALPQKVPLIRLVDRPPLYETPRSYFQSAFTPTAAFFVRTNLSGFPASVDLGTWRLKLSGNVNKPVSLSLAELLRDFEAVSVNAVMQCTGNSRARFQPRRPGGQWGNGAMGCATWTGVRLRDLLDRAGLKPGGVQVQFQGLDTGAGAPGSGGASYQKSLNLDDPVLDECIVAYAMNGQPLPLVNGFPVRLVVPGYFATYWMKTLSFIRVLTQPDDNFWMTTAYLQPDNARGNTTPQAVKDKTVKLRPVGSMPVRSFIVTPDETVKVPAGLPMTVQGLAMSGRGKVNKVEVSSDGGKTWSAAKLGEDHGRYAFRPWTFAWTPKKPGQYTLAVRATDTSGGNQPDGAIWNPSGYLWTTVERQTVTVGQAG; via the coding sequence ATGTCCGATTCATCCGCTCCACTCACCCGCCGCAGCGCTCTGGGACTGCTGGGCACCGCTGGCGCTGCCCTGACGCTGGGCCGCAGCGCCCTGGCCCAGCAGAGCCTGCTCAGCGCGCCCGCCCCCACCTTCAGCGGTCCCGGCCCCCTCGACGCCTGGAACGGTCTGGGGCCGCTGATCGCCCTGCCGCAGAAGGTGCCGCTGATCCGCCTGGTGGACCGTCCACCGCTGTACGAGACGCCGCGCAGCTACTTTCAAAGTGCGTTCACGCCCACCGCTGCGTTCTTCGTGCGCACCAATCTGTCGGGCTTTCCGGCCAGCGTCGACCTGGGCACCTGGCGGCTCAAGCTGAGCGGCAACGTGAACAAGCCGGTGTCGCTGAGCCTGGCTGAGTTGCTGCGTGACTTCGAGGCGGTCAGCGTGAACGCGGTGATGCAGTGCACCGGCAACAGCCGCGCCCGCTTCCAGCCGCGCCGTCCCGGCGGGCAGTGGGGCAACGGCGCGATGGGTTGCGCCACCTGGACCGGGGTACGCCTGCGGGACCTGCTGGACCGCGCGGGCCTCAAACCCGGCGGCGTACAGGTGCAGTTCCAGGGGCTGGACACCGGGGCAGGTGCGCCCGGCAGCGGTGGGGCCAGCTACCAGAAGAGCCTGAACCTGGACGATCCGGTGCTGGACGAGTGCATCGTCGCCTACGCCATGAACGGCCAGCCGCTGCCGCTGGTCAACGGCTTTCCGGTGCGGCTGGTGGTGCCCGGCTACTTCGCCACGTACTGGATGAAGACCCTGAGCTTTATCCGGGTGCTGACCCAGCCGGACGACAACTTCTGGATGACCACGGCGTACCTGCAACCCGACAACGCCCGGGGGAACACGACGCCGCAGGCGGTCAAGGACAAGACGGTCAAGCTGCGCCCGGTGGGGAGTATGCCCGTGCGCTCGTTCATCGTGACCCCGGACGAGACCGTCAAGGTGCCCGCCGGACTGCCCATGACCGTGCAGGGGCTGGCGATGAGCGGGCGCGGCAAGGTCAACAAGGTGGAGGTCTCCAGCGACGGTGGCAAGACCTGGAGCGCCGCGAAGCTGGGCGAGGACCACGGGCGCTACGCCTTCCGCCCCTGGACCTTTGCGTGGACGCCCAAGAAACCCGGTCAGTACACGCTGGCCGTGCGCGCCACCGACACCAGCGGCGGAAACCAGCCGGACGGGGCCATCTGGAACCCGTCGGGCTACCTGTGGACCACGGTGGAGCGTCAGACGGTCACCGTGGGCCAGGCCGGTTAA
- a CDS encoding TDT family transporter, with translation MIAHPSAPDTSRTAASDVLRGLTPNWFTASMGTGIVSLMLPHLPLPGTAALGEGLWILNMLIFAALTVLSLARILLHPADSRATLLHPAQSMFLGAIPMGLATIINGLIVFGVPRWGVDAALLARDLWVFDAALSAAVGLLVPYLMFTRQDHALERMTALWLLPVVASEVAAASAGQIAPHLGVAAATPLIYGGYVLFALSVPLALMILTVFVLRLAQHKLPGAELGVSMFLPLGPLGTGALALLQLGEAAPRVLSAQGLGELGPVLTGAALLGGLVLWGFGTWWLALATLTTLRFIRQGLPFNLGWWAFTFPLGVFTAATFSLGSLTRLGFFMNLGYVFVPLLAVLWLLVTVRTAHSVWRGELLGSVPVSPATGLPRV, from the coding sequence ATGATTGCCCACCCTTCCGCACCAGACACTTCCAGAACTGCTGCCAGCGACGTGCTGCGCGGGCTGACTCCCAACTGGTTTACCGCCAGCATGGGCACCGGTATCGTGTCCCTGATGCTGCCCCACCTGCCCCTCCCCGGCACAGCGGCGCTGGGCGAGGGCCTGTGGATCTTGAACATGCTGATCTTCGCCGCGCTGACCGTGCTGTCGCTGGCCCGCATCCTGCTGCACCCGGCAGACAGCCGCGCCACCCTGCTGCACCCGGCCCAGAGCATGTTCCTGGGGGCCATCCCGATGGGCCTGGCCACGATCATCAACGGCCTGATCGTCTTCGGCGTGCCGCGCTGGGGCGTGGACGCGGCGCTGCTGGCCCGTGACCTGTGGGTCTTCGACGCCGCGCTGTCGGCGGCGGTGGGCCTGCTGGTGCCGTACCTGATGTTCACCCGCCAGGACCACGCGCTGGAACGCATGACGGCGTTATGGCTGCTGCCAGTGGTGGCCTCGGAAGTGGCCGCCGCCAGCGCCGGGCAGATCGCGCCGCACCTGGGCGTGGCCGCCGCCACGCCGCTGATCTACGGCGGCTACGTGCTGTTTGCGCTGTCGGTGCCGCTGGCCCTGATGATCCTGACCGTGTTCGTGTTGCGGCTGGCCCAGCATAAGCTGCCGGGGGCCGAGCTGGGCGTGAGCATGTTCCTGCCGCTGGGGCCGCTAGGCACCGGCGCGCTGGCCCTGCTGCAACTGGGCGAGGCCGCCCCCCGCGTGCTGAGCGCACAGGGCCTGGGAGAACTCGGCCCGGTCCTGACCGGCGCTGCCCTGCTGGGCGGGCTGGTGCTGTGGGGCTTCGGAACGTGGTGGCTGGCGCTGGCCACGCTGACCACGCTGCGTTTCATCCGGCAGGGCCTGCCGTTCAACCTGGGCTGGTGGGCGTTTACCTTCCCGCTGGGCGTCTTCACCGCCGCCACCTTCAGCCTGGGCAGCCTGACCCGCCTGGGATTCTTCATGAATCTGGGGTACGTGTTCGTCCCCCTGCTGGCAGTCCTGTGGTTGCTGGTCACGGTCCGCACAGCGCACAGTGTCTGGCGTGGGGAACTACTGGGAAGCGTCCCCGTCTCGCCCGCCACTGGCCTCCCCCGCGTCTGA
- a CDS encoding LysR substrate-binding domain-containing protein, protein MPLNPDHLLTFVRVARHGNLSAAAGELNLTQPAVSSQIKLLTQAVGEPLLTRHRYGVRLTPAGQGLLPHAVAVERALAGATRYAADLRGLETGTLNIAASSTIAAALLPGVLAQYHARFPGVTLRVQQGNTGEVLAALLDGACELALIEGVAGTLPADLIRRTFAQDTLRLVLAPQHPLAQHSALNAAHLSGLGLVWREPGSGTREVARSALERAGIQTREVLTLTGSEAVKEAVISGLGAAFMSELIVRREVAAGVLANPPLELPGLDRRLDVVGAPTELLSRAVQVFVTFLEPAG, encoded by the coding sequence ATGCCCCTGAACCCCGATCATCTGCTGACCTTCGTGCGGGTGGCCCGTCACGGCAACCTGAGTGCGGCGGCGGGCGAACTGAACCTGACGCAGCCCGCCGTGTCCAGCCAGATCAAGCTGCTGACGCAGGCGGTGGGCGAGCCGCTGCTGACCCGCCACCGTTACGGCGTCCGGCTGACCCCGGCGGGCCAGGGCCTGCTGCCGCACGCGGTGGCCGTTGAACGCGCTTTGGCCGGGGCCACGCGCTACGCCGCCGATCTGCGCGGCCTGGAAACAGGCACGCTGAACATCGCCGCCAGCAGCACCATCGCCGCAGCCCTGTTGCCGGGGGTGCTGGCGCAGTACCACGCCCGCTTCCCGGGGGTCACCCTGCGCGTGCAGCAGGGCAACACCGGGGAGGTGCTGGCCGCGCTGCTGGACGGGGCCTGTGAGCTGGCACTGATCGAGGGGGTGGCCGGAACGCTGCCTGCCGACCTGATCCGGCGCACTTTCGCCCAGGATACGCTGCGGCTGGTGCTGGCCCCGCAGCATCCGCTGGCCCAGCATTCGGCGCTGAACGCCGCGCACCTGAGTGGGCTGGGGCTGGTCTGGCGGGAGCCGGGATCAGGAACCCGTGAAGTGGCGCGCTCTGCGCTGGAGCGAGCGGGCATTCAGACGCGGGAGGTTCTGACCCTGACGGGCAGCGAGGCGGTCAAGGAGGCGGTGATCAGCGGCCTGGGGGCGGCGTTCATGTCGGAACTGATCGTCCGGCGGGAGGTGGCGGCGGGGGTGCTGGCCAATCCGCCCCTGGAACTGCCCGGCCTGGACCGCCGGCTGGACGTGGTGGGCGCGCCCACTGAACTGCTGTCGAGGGCCGTGCAGGTCTTCGTGACTTTCCTGGAACCCGCCGGATGA
- a CDS encoding recombinase family protein produces the protein MQVGYARVSKQNEQDTAAQLRALKTAGAERVFTEHASGGRWDRPELHKMLDQLRAGDVVVVWKLDRLSRSLKDVLHLMELLGEKGVGFRSLTEAIDTTTPAGRMMMQMVGAFAEFERAMIRERTNAGLEQARLEGRVGGRKRKLLPHQEQDIRESVGSGQRTAAQCARLFGVHPSTITRLLQRQS, from the coding sequence ATGCAAGTCGGTTACGCCCGCGTCAGTAAACAAAATGAGCAGGACACCGCCGCACAACTTCGTGCATTGAAGACGGCAGGAGCAGAGCGCGTGTTTACCGAACATGCTTCTGGTGGCCGCTGGGACCGTCCTGAGCTGCACAAGATGCTGGATCAGCTCCGCGCTGGAGATGTGGTGGTGGTCTGGAAACTGGATCGCCTCAGCCGCAGCCTCAAGGATGTCTTGCACCTGATGGAGCTGCTGGGAGAGAAAGGCGTGGGGTTCCGAAGTTTGACTGAGGCCATAGATACCACCACGCCCGCAGGCCGAATGATGATGCAGATGGTGGGAGCGTTCGCCGAATTTGAGCGGGCCATGATCCGCGAGCGAACCAATGCTGGGCTGGAACAGGCCCGATTGGAAGGCCGCGTTGGTGGGCGCAAGCGCAAGTTGCTGCCGCACCAGGAGCAGGACATTCGTGAGTCGGTGGGGTCTGGGCAGCGCACTGCGGCCCAGTGCGCCCGTTTGTTCGGCGTCCATCCCAGCACCATTACCCGACTGTTGCAACGCCAGAGCTAA